The following coding sequences are from one uncultured Desulfobacter sp. window:
- a CDS encoding peptide chain release factor 3 gives MTNPMDKNLDKTLLPEIKKRRTFGIISHPDAGKTTLTEKLLLFGGAIQQAGAVKSRKAARAATSDFLSIEQERGISVSSSVMKFNYRDYEINLLDTPGHKDFSEDTYRVLTAVDCAVMIIDSAKGVEPQTQKLMEVCRMRNTPIITFINKLDREGLEPLDIFQDIEDKLQIECVPLTWPIGMGKRFKGVYNLEQQQLGIFTAGYTPKNDDGVLIENLDDPVLDEMIGQSPADQLREDVELISVASEPFDLDLYLNGTQTPVFFGSAINNFGVREMLDAFVRIAPSPGVRPTASRDVDPCEKAFSGFTFKIQANMDPEHRDRIAFFRICSGKFTKGMKVRHHRIGKDIKIANATIFMAQERSNVEEAYPGDIIGIHNHGTIKIGDTFTTKEPLKFLGIPNFAPEHFRRVLLKDPLKAKALTKGLTQLAEEGTIQVFRPLQGNMHIIGAVGVLQFDVTMARLKAEYNVSAGYESIDLSVARWVECENESHLKNFIRKNESSLTRDAEGRLTFLTTSVYQLGFTQEEWPDIQFHKTREHNE, from the coding sequence ATGACAAACCCCATGGATAAAAACTTAGACAAGACTTTATTACCGGAAATAAAAAAACGCAGAACCTTCGGCATTATCAGCCATCCGGATGCCGGTAAGACGACATTGACTGAAAAACTGCTGTTATTTGGCGGTGCCATCCAGCAGGCCGGTGCCGTAAAATCCAGAAAAGCGGCCCGGGCGGCCACCTCGGATTTTTTATCCATTGAACAGGAAAGAGGCATCTCCGTTTCGTCTTCGGTAATGAAGTTTAACTATCGAGACTATGAAATCAATCTTCTGGATACTCCGGGGCATAAGGATTTCAGCGAAGATACCTACCGGGTGCTCACGGCGGTTGATTGTGCCGTGATGATCATTGACTCTGCCAAGGGGGTGGAACCCCAGACCCAGAAGCTGATGGAAGTATGCCGGATGCGCAACACGCCTATCATTACTTTTATCAATAAACTTGACCGTGAAGGGCTTGAGCCCCTTGATATTTTCCAGGACATTGAAGATAAGCTGCAGATTGAGTGCGTGCCGTTGACCTGGCCCATCGGCATGGGGAAACGCTTTAAAGGGGTGTATAATTTGGAACAGCAGCAGCTGGGGATTTTTACAGCGGGATACACCCCTAAAAATGACGACGGCGTGTTGATCGAAAACCTTGATGATCCGGTGCTTGACGAAATGATCGGCCAAAGTCCGGCAGATCAGTTGCGCGAAGATGTCGAGTTGATTTCCGTTGCGTCGGAGCCCTTTGATCTTGACCTTTATCTCAACGGCACCCAGACCCCGGTATTCTTTGGTTCCGCCATTAATAATTTCGGCGTCCGGGAGATGCTGGATGCATTTGTTCGAATTGCACCATCTCCGGGCGTCCGCCCCACAGCGTCCAGGGATGTGGATCCTTGTGAAAAGGCGTTTTCAGGATTCACGTTTAAAATACAAGCCAACATGGACCCCGAGCATCGGGACCGAATCGCTTTTTTCAGAATCTGTTCGGGGAAGTTTACCAAGGGTATGAAGGTACGGCACCACCGCATTGGAAAAGATATCAAAATTGCCAATGCCACCATTTTCATGGCCCAGGAGCGGTCCAATGTGGAAGAAGCCTACCCTGGAGATATTATAGGTATCCATAACCACGGTACCATCAAAATCGGTGACACCTTCACCACCAAAGAACCCTTAAAATTTTTAGGTATTCCCAATTTTGCCCCGGAACATTTCAGACGGGTGTTGCTTAAAGATCCACTAAAGGCCAAGGCCCTGACAAAGGGGTTGACCCAGCTGGCGGAAGAGGGCACGATTCAAGTATTTCGGCCGTTGCAGGGCAACATGCATATCATTGGTGCGGTGGGGGTCCTCCAGTTTGATGTGACCATGGCGCGGCTTAAGGCCGAATACAACGTCAGTGCCGGATACGAGTCCATTGACCTTTCCGTGGCCCGGTGGGTGGAATGCGAAAACGAATCTCATCTCAAAAATTTTATTCGAAAAAACGAATCAAGCCTGACCCGGGATGCAGAAGGGCGTTTGACTTTTTTGACCACAAGCGTGTACCAGCTTGGGTTTACCCAGGAAGAATGGCCGGACATTCAATTCCATAAAACAAGGGAACACAACGAGTAA
- a CDS encoding DUF3683 domain-containing protein, with the protein MRDPFRKIPFNYTSAGDDQIISHLFGDDILNTIHVLETLQGTGRSSRLLHRFMGDIFVIKRNAFLFQELVAHPVLRRRLFTEFEHDLFNISEHAEHDEVRIVLNACRSALRQLKAQINAVAKEQARITRRLSQVVGKANICFDPFDITAHATDATDWRRYTPAAVLRPDREEQIPELVKKLKDMQFHIIPRGGGTGLTGGATPLAPDCVMINTEKLNTIYPIEQRKTKDGRAYAVMPMDAGVITQDAKDAASAHGYIFATDPTSAWACTIGGNLAENAGGKTAVLYGTAIDNVLAFRITMPDGRLLTVERQDHPLRKILYEDTLSFQVKDENGQIIDTIELTGADVRKKGLGKDVTNKVLCGLPGVQKEGCDGIITWAEFILYPEFAHKATCCIEFFGNDMTEAGKVITEICTRFQNTDPALMALEHFDEEYIKAIKYKTKRSVGDRLKAVLLIDMVSNDLFLLDQGMSTIETILEAYDKTGLSIARDRNEAARYWEDRKRLGAIAAHTNAFKLNEDIVLPIDSLADFVRFVDDTNLEEKKYTQGRIIQNILAYLETAIPLSDAEWLGKKVGRIKDLAYGIRKKLDIASRDALEAFIHTKNFHSQIQDHLHGYSLVLSNVEQIYNDTLSRLIVIATHMHAGDGNVHVNIPVFSNDKEMLARAHMTADKVMAKAVALEGVVSGEHGIGVTKFKYLDKEQVRQFDAYRKQVDPNGLMNPGKLSESDILNKVFTPSFNLLKLESQILKHGALADLSANISHCVRCGKCKPECPVFYPTRNMFFHPRNKNLALGALIEGLLYITQRTQSTKFKVLKNLEQIGDHCTICHKCFEKCPVNIDSGVISIQEREILKKMNFKHTPVPTKLTLGYLGNRNRTLNPIVRTGLLTAGSAAQRMAVKLAKTVSFVPALKETKPIQMLHAPVSQPGLTTLRAHLPPTDRNQAILINPPGEIASTVFYFPGCGSERMFSNISKASIFLLLSQGHQVVLPPPYMCCGYPLKVNARIKEAQKLSLENSIIMTQIRDMFNDLDFSGCIVSCGTCMDSLSEMGITDLFDAKLFDISGYLFENGLTTPSTQECLYHAPCHDSLKGTAITQLAKAGIDACSVPYCCSEAGTMSMSRPDISYNMFLRKQNAIKQAGQNLDTAKPRILTNCPSCVQGLGRQNQVTAVHMAVELARLTGGTRWMKQFRTLIKNMEIVTF; encoded by the coding sequence ATGCGAGATCCTTTTAGAAAAATACCGTTTAACTACACCTCGGCCGGAGACGACCAGATCATCTCCCATCTGTTTGGCGATGATATTTTAAATACCATTCATGTCCTGGAAACACTACAGGGCACGGGGCGCTCCTCTCGCCTCCTCCATCGCTTCATGGGGGACATTTTCGTTATCAAACGCAACGCCTTTTTGTTCCAGGAGCTGGTGGCGCATCCGGTGTTGCGGCGCCGGTTGTTCACCGAGTTTGAACATGACCTTTTCAATATTTCCGAGCATGCCGAACATGACGAGGTTCGCATTGTGCTTAACGCCTGCCGGTCAGCGCTGCGGCAGCTCAAAGCCCAGATCAATGCCGTGGCAAAGGAGCAGGCCAGGATAACACGGCGTCTTTCCCAGGTGGTGGGTAAAGCCAACATATGCTTTGACCCCTTTGACATCACCGCCCATGCCACAGATGCCACGGACTGGCGCAGATATACACCGGCAGCCGTGCTGCGGCCGGACAGGGAAGAGCAGATTCCCGAACTTGTCAAAAAATTAAAAGATATGCAATTTCATATCATTCCCCGGGGCGGAGGGACCGGTTTGACCGGCGGGGCCACACCCCTGGCACCGGATTGCGTCATGATCAACACGGAAAAATTGAACACAATCTATCCCATTGAACAGCGCAAAACAAAGGACGGCAGAGCGTATGCCGTAATGCCCATGGATGCCGGCGTCATCACCCAGGACGCCAAGGATGCGGCCTCGGCCCACGGCTATATTTTTGCCACGGACCCCACCTCGGCCTGGGCCTGCACCATCGGGGGCAACCTGGCCGAGAACGCGGGCGGGAAAACCGCCGTGCTCTACGGCACCGCCATTGATAATGTTTTGGCTTTCAGGATCACCATGCCCGACGGCCGGCTGCTGACCGTGGAACGCCAGGACCATCCCTTACGCAAAATTTTGTACGAGGATACGCTCAGCTTTCAGGTCAAAGATGAAAACGGTCAAATCATAGACACCATCGAATTGACCGGGGCGGATGTGCGTAAAAAAGGCCTGGGCAAGGATGTCACCAACAAAGTGCTCTGCGGGCTGCCCGGGGTACAGAAAGAAGGATGTGACGGCATTATTACCTGGGCTGAATTTATCCTTTATCCTGAGTTTGCACACAAGGCCACCTGTTGCATCGAATTTTTCGGCAACGATATGACCGAGGCAGGCAAGGTCATCACTGAAATCTGCACCCGATTTCAGAACACCGATCCGGCACTCATGGCCCTGGAACATTTCGACGAAGAATACATCAAGGCCATCAAATACAAAACCAAGCGCTCCGTTGGCGACCGGCTAAAGGCGGTATTGCTCATTGACATGGTTTCCAATGACCTGTTCCTGCTTGACCAGGGCATGAGTACCATCGAAACCATCCTTGAAGCCTATGACAAGACCGGTCTTTCCATTGCCAGGGACAGAAATGAAGCAGCCCGCTACTGGGAAGACCGCAAACGGCTGGGGGCCATTGCCGCCCATACCAATGCCTTCAAGCTCAACGAAGATATTGTCCTGCCCATTGACAGTCTGGCCGATTTTGTCAGGTTTGTGGACGACACCAATCTTGAAGAGAAAAAATATACCCAGGGCCGGATTATTCAAAATATTCTGGCATATCTGGAGACGGCCATTCCCCTTTCCGACGCCGAGTGGCTGGGAAAAAAGGTCGGTCGGATCAAAGACCTAGCCTACGGCATCCGTAAAAAACTCGACATTGCATCCCGTGACGCCCTGGAAGCCTTTATCCACACCAAAAATTTTCACAGCCAGATCCAGGACCACCTGCACGGGTACAGCCTGGTTCTCTCCAATGTCGAACAGATCTACAATGACACCCTAAGCCGCCTGATCGTCATTGCCACCCACATGCATGCCGGGGACGGCAACGTACATGTGAACATTCCGGTGTTTTCCAATGACAAAGAGATGCTTGCACGGGCCCATATGACCGCTGACAAGGTCATGGCAAAGGCTGTGGCCCTTGAGGGGGTGGTCTCGGGCGAACACGGCATCGGCGTTACCAAGTTTAAATACCTGGATAAAGAGCAGGTCAGACAATTTGACGCCTATCGTAAACAAGTGGACCCCAATGGATTGATGAACCCGGGCAAGCTGTCCGAATCCGATATTTTGAACAAGGTCTTTACCCCGTCCTTTAATCTGCTAAAACTTGAGTCCCAGATTCTCAAACACGGCGCTTTGGCTGATCTGTCGGCCAATATTTCCCATTGTGTTCGCTGTGGTAAATGCAAGCCTGAATGCCCGGTGTTTTATCCCACACGAAACATGTTTTTCCACCCCAGGAATAAAAATCTGGCCCTGGGGGCTTTGATTGAAGGACTGCTCTATATCACCCAGCGGACCCAGTCCACTAAGTTCAAGGTACTCAAAAATCTTGAACAGATCGGTGACCATTGCACCATCTGCCACAAATGTTTTGAAAAATGTCCTGTAAATATAGATTCCGGGGTTATTTCCATTCAGGAACGTGAAATTCTAAAAAAAATGAATTTCAAACATACCCCTGTGCCCACAAAGCTGACCCTTGGGTATCTGGGGAACCGAAACCGGACTTTGAATCCCATTGTTCGTACGGGGCTTCTAACGGCGGGAAGTGCGGCCCAGCGTATGGCGGTCAAACTTGCCAAAACAGTCTCTTTTGTACCGGCGTTAAAGGAGACAAAGCCCATTCAAATGCTGCACGCCCCGGTTTCCCAGCCCGGGTTGACCACACTTCGGGCGCACCTGCCCCCTACGGACAGAAACCAGGCGATCTTGATAAATCCGCCTGGGGAGATCGCCTCAACGGTATTTTATTTTCCAGGATGCGGCAGTGAGCGCATGTTTTCCAATATTTCAAAGGCGTCCATTTTTTTGCTGCTTTCCCAGGGACACCAGGTGGTGCTTCCGCCGCCTTACATGTGCTGCGGGTACCCGTTAAAGGTCAATGCCCGGATCAAGGAGGCCCAAAAACTCTCCCTTGAAAATTCCATTATCATGACCCAGATCCGGGACATGTTCAATGACCTTGATTTTAGCGGTTGCATTGTCTCCTGCGGCACCTGTATGGACTCTTTGTCGGAAATGGGCATCACAGACCTGTTCGATGCAAAGCTGTTTGATATTTCGGGATACCTGTTTGAAAACGGACTGACAACACCGTCGACCCAAGAGTGCCTTTACCATGCCCCATGCCATGACAGCTTGAAGGGCACGGCAATAACCCAGCTTGCCAAAGCCGGGATAGATGCTTGTTCCGTGCCGTACTGCTGTTCTGAGGCCGGCACCATGTCCATGTCCAGACCCGATATCAGCTACAATATGTTTTTGAGAAAACAAAATGCAATTAAACAAGCGGGTCAGAACCTGGATACAGCAAAGCCAAGGATCTTGACCAACTGTCCCTCTTGTGTCCAGGGGCTAGGCCGCCAGAACCAGGTTACTGCCGTTCACATGGCCGTTGAGCTGGCACGGCTCACGGGGGGTACCCGGTGGATGAAACAGTTCCGGACCTTGATTAAAAATATGGAAATCGTCACCTTCTGA
- a CDS encoding 16S rRNA (uracil(1498)-N(3))-methyltransferase produces the protein MNLVLLDDHDFIGPDRVRLQDDRCRHITRVLGAKPGDTLVCGKKNAQMGKGLITSMDRSTIELQTFLDQEPPRPLPLSLVLALPRPKMLKRILQSLASLGVKEIFLINSRRVEKSFWDSGVLINSTIQRHLDLGLCQAKDTLVPRVHLKRFFSPFVKEELPELSRNKQRILAHPKAQNACPVGLNSDTVLVIGPEGGFIDLEVRTLVDNGFEPMTVGPRILRVETAVTALVSRLFT, from the coding sequence ATGAACCTTGTGCTGTTGGACGACCATGATTTCATTGGTCCCGACCGGGTGCGTCTCCAGGACGACCGGTGCAGACATATCACCCGGGTGCTCGGGGCCAAGCCCGGGGATACCCTTGTGTGTGGAAAAAAAAATGCCCAAATGGGCAAAGGTCTGATCACGTCAATGGACCGAAGCACCATTGAGTTGCAGACGTTTCTTGATCAGGAGCCGCCGCGCCCCTTGCCTTTGAGCCTGGTCCTGGCGTTACCCCGCCCCAAAATGCTTAAGCGAATACTTCAAAGCCTTGCAAGCCTGGGGGTAAAAGAGATTTTTCTGATCAATTCCCGCCGGGTGGAAAAAAGTTTCTGGGATTCCGGTGTATTGATCAATTCCACGATCCAGCGACATCTGGATCTGGGCCTTTGCCAGGCAAAAGATACCCTTGTGCCCCGGGTACACCTGAAACGGTTTTTTTCTCCCTTTGTTAAAGAGGAACTGCCGGAACTGAGCAGAAACAAACAAAGAATTCTTGCCCATCCCAAAGCGCAAAATGCTTGCCCGGTGGGGCTCAATTCCGATACAGTGCTTGTGATCGGCCCGGAGGGCGGATTTATTGACCTTGAAGTCCGGACCCTTGTGGACAACGGTTTTGAACCCATGACCGTGGGCCCCCGGATTCTGCGGGTGGAAACTGCCGTAACCGCATTGGTTTCACGGCTTTTTACCTGA
- a CDS encoding cyclic nucleotide-binding domain-containing protein produces the protein MKTKDRQNPDGSPLKKYAKYAHVLQKTKWAREFSWEHIQKICFYIEPVMAKPGAIVFKEGDTDKSLGIIVKGAIDILKENTRVSTLTSSQTFGEMALIDGEPRSASGIAVKETVIFFMTQDNLILLTQDDPELGVQLLWKISKLISQRLRQTTGMLVDYMGEY, from the coding sequence ATGAAAACAAAAGATCGGCAGAATCCAGACGGCTCTCCCCTGAAAAAATATGCCAAATATGCCCATGTACTCCAGAAGACAAAATGGGCCAGGGAGTTCTCCTGGGAACATATTCAAAAAATATGTTTCTATATTGAACCGGTGATGGCCAAACCGGGCGCCATCGTCTTCAAAGAAGGGGATACGGACAAAAGCTTAGGCATTATTGTCAAGGGTGCCATTGATATTCTTAAGGAAAACACCCGGGTCAGCACCCTGACCAGTTCCCAGACCTTTGGTGAAATGGCCCTGATAGACGGAGAACCGCGCTCCGCATCCGGGATTGCCGTGAAAGAAACCGTCATTTTTTTCATGACCCAGGACAATTTGATTCTTCTGACCCAGGATGATCCCGAATTAGGGGTCCAACTGCTGTGGAAAATCTCCAAGCTCATCAGTCAGCGGTTACGTCAAACCACGGGAATGCTGGTGGACTATATGGGAGAATATTGA
- a CDS encoding rhodanese-like domain-containing protein — MIEDDGFKEISFEEFKQYQGANKETDFIVVDVRQEGEYTAGHVPGARLIPLNTLGNHLSDLALDKDLFFYCHSGARSEVASMMAAENGRDAQKTYNITGGFCAYQGHRLKGFPRLQVFDPHQSDETLLYQAMELEKAAEQFYETILLFAPDEKFKTSIEQLAKAEIAHARTIYSYWKLTVDSPTPFEDLYGSLKGEILENGLPLSQVTAQLHANKEIAWTDIIEMALNIEIQAYDLYRTMADRQGQGGAQDAFLSIAQMEKAHIKLVVKLLGSE; from the coding sequence ATGATCGAAGACGACGGTTTTAAAGAAATCTCATTTGAAGAGTTTAAACAATACCAGGGGGCAAACAAGGAAACCGATTTTATCGTGGTTGATGTCCGACAAGAAGGTGAATATACAGCCGGACATGTGCCGGGGGCAAGATTGATTCCCTTAAACACCCTCGGTAATCATCTATCCGACCTTGCTTTAGACAAGGATTTGTTTTTTTACTGTCATAGCGGTGCCCGATCCGAAGTGGCCAGTATGATGGCTGCAGAAAACGGCAGAGATGCCCAAAAAACCTACAACATTACCGGTGGATTTTGCGCTTACCAGGGCCATAGGCTAAAAGGCTTTCCCAGGTTGCAAGTGTTTGACCCCCACCAAAGCGATGAAACACTGCTTTACCAGGCAATGGAATTGGAAAAAGCAGCAGAGCAGTTTTACGAGACCATCCTCTTGTTTGCCCCGGATGAGAAATTTAAAACATCCATTGAACAATTGGCAAAGGCGGAAATCGCCCATGCCCGAACGATCTATTCATACTGGAAACTAACTGTTGACAGCCCGACACCGTTTGAGGATCTTTACGGATCTCTCAAAGGAGAAATCCTTGAAAACGGTCTACCCCTTTCCCAAGTGACAGCCCAGTTGCATGCAAACAAAGAGATTGCCTGGACGGATATCATCGAGATGGCCCTGAATATTGAGATCCAGGCCTATGATCTTTACCGCACCATGGCAGACCGCCAGGGGCAGGGTGGGGCGCAAGATGCCTTTCTTTCCATTGCCCAGATGGAAAAGGCGCACATAAAGCTTGTGGTTAAACTGCTTGGGTCTGAATAG
- a CDS encoding Fur family transcriptional regulator yields the protein MDQKKTRSDVILAKLKENGHKITPQRIAIVKILAKSVDHPSAETIHEQLKYDFPTMSLATVYRNICLIKSLGEVLELGFPDGSNRYDGKKPYPHPHIICIKCGKVVDPDLDSLDDMKNEVARETHFKILNHRLDFFGICIDCQAKEK from the coding sequence TTGGACCAGAAAAAAACAAGATCGGACGTCATTCTTGCCAAACTAAAAGAGAATGGTCACAAGATAACACCCCAGCGGATCGCCATAGTTAAAATTTTGGCAAAAAGTGTGGATCACCCCAGCGCGGAAACCATACACGAACAACTTAAATATGATTTTCCAACCATGAGCCTTGCAACGGTCTACAGAAATATTTGCCTGATCAAATCCCTGGGTGAAGTTCTTGAACTCGGGTTTCCCGACGGCTCCAACCGGTACGATGGCAAAAAGCCCTATCCGCATCCCCATATCATCTGTATCAAGTGCGGCAAAGTGGTTGATCCCGATCTGGACAGCCTGGATGATATGAAAAATGAGGTTGCCAGGGAGACCCATTTTAAAATATTAAATCACCGACTGGATTTTTTCGGCATCTGCATCGACTGCCAGGCCAAAGAAAAATAA
- the katG gene encoding catalase/peroxidase HPI, whose amino-acid sequence MTQQEKCPVTGNLAGTSTRRGMSNRDWWPNQLNLKMLHQHDRKSNPMGDAFNYKQAFKTLDLSAVKKDLFALMRDSQDWWPADYGHYGPLFIRMAWHSAGTYRTMDGRGGAGSGTQRFAPLNSWPDNLNLDKARRLLWPIKKKYGNKISWADLMVLAGTCAIESMGLKPFGFAGGREDVWEPEEDIYWGAEEEWLATSDKPKSRYSGERDLENPLAAVQMGLIYVNPEGPDGNPDPVASGIDVRETFARMAMNDEETVALVAGGHTFGKCHGAGDAALVGPEPEAAPLEEMGLGWKSSHGSGKGGDTISSGIEGAWKPNPIQWDMGYFKVLFKYEWELVKSPAGANQWLAKDVEDEDMVVDAHDPNKKHRPMMTTADLSLRFDPIYEPISRHFMAHPDAFADAFARAWFKLTHRDMGPKSRYLGPDVPKEDLIWQDPVPRADHALVDENDIAELKRNILNTGLTVSQLATTAWASASTFRGSDKRGGANGARIRLAPQNGWTVNMPDQLNVVLKTLEGVQQAFNTGRTDGKKVSMADLIVLAGCAGVEKAATDAGFKAFVPFSPGRTDAAADQTDVDSFAVLEPMADGFRNYLRQKYAVPAEELLVDKAQLLTLTAPEMTVLIGGLRVLDANFEQVQHGVFTHRTGVLTNDFFVNLLDMKTVWAPSSDDDTIYEGRDRKTGELKWTATRVDLVFGSNSQLRAFCEVYAGEDAQEKFVTDFIAAWHKVMNLDRFDLA is encoded by the coding sequence ATGACCCAACAAGAAAAATGCCCGGTTACCGGTAACCTTGCAGGGACGTCAACGCGCAGGGGAATGTCTAATCGAGATTGGTGGCCCAATCAACTGAATTTAAAAATGCTTCACCAACACGACAGGAAAAGCAATCCCATGGGGGATGCGTTTAACTATAAACAAGCGTTTAAAACACTTGATCTTTCAGCCGTAAAAAAGGATTTATTTGCGTTAATGCGCGATTCCCAGGACTGGTGGCCGGCCGATTACGGTCATTACGGCCCGCTGTTCATCCGGATGGCCTGGCACAGTGCCGGCACCTATCGCACCATGGACGGCCGGGGCGGAGCCGGCAGCGGTACCCAGCGATTTGCACCCTTAAACTCCTGGCCGGATAATCTAAATCTTGATAAAGCCCGCAGGCTGTTGTGGCCTATAAAAAAGAAATACGGCAATAAAATTTCCTGGGCCGATCTCATGGTGCTGGCCGGCACCTGCGCCATTGAATCCATGGGGCTGAAACCCTTTGGATTTGCCGGCGGCCGTGAAGATGTTTGGGAACCCGAGGAGGATATTTACTGGGGGGCCGAAGAGGAATGGCTGGCCACCAGCGATAAGCCCAAAAGCCGCTATTCCGGGGAACGTGATCTTGAAAATCCCTTGGCAGCGGTGCAAATGGGGTTAATTTACGTAAATCCCGAAGGGCCGGACGGAAATCCGGACCCGGTGGCCTCCGGCATTGATGTCCGGGAAACCTTTGCCCGGATGGCCATGAACGATGAAGAGACCGTTGCCCTGGTGGCCGGGGGCCATACATTCGGCAAATGCCATGGTGCCGGTGATGCTGCCCTCGTGGGCCCCGAGCCCGAGGCGGCCCCACTTGAAGAGATGGGATTGGGATGGAAGAGCAGCCACGGCAGCGGCAAGGGCGGCGATACCATCAGCAGCGGCATCGAAGGCGCCTGGAAACCCAATCCCATCCAATGGGACATGGGATATTTCAAGGTATTGTTTAAATACGAATGGGAGCTGGTCAAAAGTCCTGCCGGTGCCAACCAATGGCTGGCAAAGGATGTTGAGGATGAAGATATGGTGGTCGATGCCCATGATCCAAATAAAAAGCATCGCCCCATGATGACCACTGCGGACCTGTCCCTGCGGTTTGATCCGATTTACGAACCCATTTCCAGGCATTTTATGGCACACCCGGATGCCTTTGCCGACGCCTTTGCCCGGGCGTGGTTCAAGCTGACCCATCGTGATATGGGCCCAAAGAGCCGGTATCTTGGCCCAGATGTTCCCAAGGAGGATTTGATCTGGCAGGATCCGGTCCCCCGGGCGGACCATGCTTTGGTTGACGAAAACGATATCGCCGAGTTAAAGCGAAATATCCTGAACACAGGGCTGACTGTTTCCCAACTGGCTACGACTGCCTGGGCCTCAGCCTCAACATTTCGCGGCTCGGACAAGCGAGGCGGCGCCAATGGGGCCCGCATCCGTTTGGCCCCCCAGAATGGGTGGACGGTCAATATGCCGGACCAGCTTAATGTTGTACTGAAAACCCTTGAAGGGGTTCAACAGGCATTTAACACCGGCCGTACCGATGGAAAAAAGGTGTCCATGGCGGATTTGATTGTGCTGGCGGGATGTGCCGGTGTTGAAAAAGCGGCAACGGATGCCGGATTTAAGGCCTTCGTACCATTCTCTCCGGGGCGAACGGATGCCGCGGCAGATCAGACAGACGTTGACTCTTTTGCCGTCCTCGAACCCATGGCCGATGGATTTCGCAACTATCTTCGACAAAAATATGCGGTACCGGCGGAGGAGTTGCTGGTGGATAAGGCGCAATTGCTGACATTGACCGCACCGGAGATGACCGTTCTCATTGGCGGCTTGCGTGTTCTGGATGCCAATTTCGAACAGGTTCAGCATGGCGTTTTCACCCACCGCACGGGTGTCTTGACCAATGACTTTTTTGTCAATCTCTTGGACATGAAAACGGTGTGGGCACCCAGTTCAGATGACGATACGATTTATGAAGGCCGCGACCGGAAAACGGGTGAACTGAAATGGACCGCTACCCGTGTTGATCTGGTGTTTGGTTCCAATTCGCAACTGCGTGCGTTTTGTGAAGTATATGCCGGCGAAGATGCCCAGGAAAAATTTGTAACAGACTTTATTGCAGCCTGGCATAAAGTCATGAATCTTGACCGGTTTGATCTTGCCTGA
- a CDS encoding inorganic pyrophosphatase Ppa, translating to MEIQKFLELKESFELKKYVKNMDFDKKNCCSFYGSPKKHPYGKERVILVADPFGEHTFYYDFKLKDIQFIEEQPRITNPSGGSVSMVRLWVKNGSIGLQCTPFAVGQTV from the coding sequence ATGGAGATTCAAAAATTTCTTGAACTTAAAGAATCCTTTGAACTGAAGAAATATGTCAAAAACATGGACTTTGATAAAAAGAACTGCTGCTCATTTTACGGCTCCCCGAAAAAGCACCCTTACGGAAAAGAGCGGGTAATTCTTGTTGCTGATCCGTTCGGTGAACACACCTTCTATTATGACTTTAAACTCAAAGATATTCAGTTCATAGAGGAGCAGCCCCGCATTACAAATCCTTCCGGCGGTTCGGTCTCCATGGTCCGGCTCTGGGTCAAAAACGGCAGCATCGGATTGCAATGTACCCCATTCGCCGTGGGCCAGACAGTTTGA